Within the Achromobacter spanius genome, the region CATCGTGGGCGAATCCGGCTGCGGTAAATCCACGCTGGCCAAGCTGTTGGTGGGCCTGGTCGCGCCCACGCGCGGCAAGCTGGAATATGGCCGCAACCGGTTGGGCGGCGTACTGCATCCGCAAATGATCTTCCAGGATCTCTATGCCAGCCTGAACCCACGCTGGCGCGTCGGCAACATCGTGGCCGAGCCCATCATCACGCTGGGCTTGCGGCAAACGCCGGCGGATACGCGCCGCCGCGTGGATGAATTGCTGGAACTGGTGGGCCTGTCCGCCAGCGACGCGGGCCGTTTTCCGCATGAGTTCTCGGGCGGACAGCGGCAACGGATTTCCATCGCGCGCGCGCTGGCGACCGAGGCGGAATTCCTCGTCTGCGACGAGCCAACGTCCGCGTTGGACGTGTCGGTGCAGGCGCAGATCCTGAACCTGATGGGTGATCTGCAAAAGGAATTCGGGCTGACGTATGTGTTCATCAGCCACAACCTGTCGGTGGTGCGTCACGTGTCCGACAGCGTGGCGGTGATGTATCTGGGCAGGATCGTGGAACAGGCCGCGGCGGATCAGTTATTTGAATCCCCCCAGCATCCGTACACGCGCATGCTGCTGGATACGATTCCCGACCTGGAAGACCCCCGGCGCGACCGCGAGCCCATGGGCGGCGAAGTGCCCAACCCGATCCAGCCGCCTTCGGGGTGTACGTTTCACCCGCGTTGTCCCGAGGCCAGGGATGAATGCCGGGTGGAGGTGCCCGAGGTCAGCCGGGTGGCGGGGCGCCAACTGCGCTGCCACGCGGTGCGATGGGAACGGGCGGTGGCGGCCTAGGGACGGGCATCGGGTGGCGCCAGGCCACCCGATACGCCATCGCCGACTATTTCGCGTAGACCATATCCCGCAGGCCCAACGACAAGCCGGGCCAGTACGTGATCACCAGCAGGCAGACGATCACCACCCCCACAAACGGAATCAGCGGTTTGATCAGGCGTTCAAGCGGCAGCTTGGCCACCGCCGACGCCGCGAACAGGTTCACCCCGAATGGCGGCGTGATCATGCCCAGCGCCAGGTTGACCACCATGATGATGCCGAAGTGCACCGGCTCCACGCCGAACTTCAAGGCCACCGGCAACAGCAAGGGCGCCAGCACCACGATGGACGCGGACGTTTCGATGAACATCCCGATCAGGAACAGCGCCACGTTCATGCCCATCAGGAACGTGAACTTCGTTTCGAAGATGTGCGACAGCCACGTGCCCAGCGCATCGGGTACGCCCGCGCGGT harbors:
- a CDS encoding ABC transporter ATP-binding protein; protein product: MPRNDDVLLRADDLACWFDVSPPWLERTLSRQPEQTLKAVDGVSLAVPRGTTLSIVGESGCGKSTLAKLLVGLVAPTRGKLEYGRNRLGGVLHPQMIFQDLYASLNPRWRVGNIVAEPIITLGLRQTPADTRRRVDELLELVGLSASDAGRFPHEFSGGQRQRISIARALATEAEFLVCDEPTSALDVSVQAQILNLMGDLQKEFGLTYVFISHNLSVVRHVSDSVAVMYLGRIVEQAAADQLFESPQHPYTRMLLDTIPDLEDPRRDREPMGGEVPNPIQPPSGCTFHPRCPEARDECRVEVPEVSRVAGRQLRCHAVRWERAVAA